In a single window of the Streptomyces sp. HUAS ZL42 genome:
- a CDS encoding ferredoxin: MGDRWHVEVDRSLCIGSAQCIHHAPDAFRLDTARQSHPVDPDTDAGEQVLAAAESCPVEAIVITLVGSGEAVFPPEE; the protein is encoded by the coding sequence ATGGGTGACCGCTGGCACGTCGAGGTCGATCGCTCCCTGTGCATCGGCTCCGCCCAGTGCATCCACCACGCCCCGGACGCCTTCCGCCTCGACACCGCCCGCCAGTCCCACCCGGTCGACCCCGACACGGACGCGGGCGAACAGGTCCTGGCGGCGGCGGAGAGCTGCCCGGTGGAGGCCATCGTGATCACGCTGGTGGGGAGCGGGGAGGCGGTGTTTCCACCGGAGGAATAG